CATGAGAAAGTGCTGCGCCTCAGCGAAGGTAAAACAGTAAGATAATCAATTAACGAATAAAACAACCGGATATGAAATTTATAGGAATAATACCGGCAAGATATGCCTCTACCCGTTTTCCGGGAAAACCGTTGGCCGACATGGCAGGAAAACCGATGATCCAACGTGTATACGAACAGGTGAAAGATGTACTGGATGCCGTATGTGTCGCCACAGACGATAGCCGGATTGAAGCTGCCGTAAAAGCTTTTGGCGGGAATGTCGTTATGACTTCCGACCAGCATCGAAGCGGAACGGACCGTGTTTATGAAGCTTATACCAAAGTCGGAGAAGGTTACAACGTAGTGATCAACATTCAGGGCGATGAACCTTTTATCCATCCGGAACAGATTGAAACATTGAAAGCGTGCTTTACGGATGCCGGAACGCAGATTGCCACACTGGTTAAACCTTTCCGCCCGGATGATGATTTCGAAACGGCACTCTTCAATGCGAACTCCCCGAAAGTCGTCCTCAACAAGAACAATGAAGCAATGTATTTCAGCCGCTCCATTATTCCCTATATGCGTGGTAAGAACTATCAGGAATGGTTACCCAACCATACGTATTATAAACATATCGGTTTATACGCTTACCGGGCCGATACGCTGAAGGAAATCACCAACCTGCCCCAATCATCTTTGGAACTGGCCGAGAGCCTGGAACAGCTCAGATGGCTCGAAAACGGTTACAAGATAAAAGTCGGCATAACCCAACAGGAGACGATCGGTATCGACACGCCGGAAGACATGGAGAAAGCACTCGCTTTTCTCAACGAGCAACATGGCTCACTATAGTAACCGCCAGCAATAACAGTAAAAGTCCGGAAGTAACAGAGACAGACCATGTACTGACTTTCATATACCGGACTTTTTCAAACTGCATTGCCACCAGCAGACTGGCTAACATGATAGCCGGAAAAAAAGCCGGCAGCCATGCATGCGGATACTGATAGGCTTCTTCTTCTGAAAGCGAATATAAACTTTTCAGAAATTCAGGCAACAAAGTCCCTGTAATCAACAACAAAGTCCAATACATCCACCGTTTTTCCTCTATCTCCGCCTCATACAGCAACACCAAAATAATAAATATAAATAACCGGCTACCAACCAAGGAATAAACGACAAACAACAAAACGAATCCCATTATACCTGAAAGCCATTTCTTCTTTATCAACGTATAGCCACAGAATATATAGAGTGTTATTATCAGAGACAAGATAGAATTCAGATGATAGTAAGGACTCGCGTAAGTACCCCACTCCAATATCACCGGAAACAAAGCAAATAAAGGGGCCATTTCACCCACATGAAACTTCTTCAAGATGAAACAAGAAGCCCACCATTCGGACAACAGCACCAAAGTAATCAGAATAGCACCGCCCCCGACAGGAACCAATACGGAGGTAAGTATTTTTGCTAAGGAGCAGGCAAGCCATGCCGGCTTTCCCCAATATCCGGACAGCACCTCAGGCAACCCCGCCATACTTACCATCTGTTCCTTCGCGAACAAATGATCAGAAACCAAAAACTGGAAAAAGAGAACGCATACCACTGCAAAGAGCCCAGCTACACTTCCTTGCAAAAGTCTTTCTTTCTTATTCATCAGTGAATCATTTTAGACTAATAACTCCAAACCATCCAATCGGAACTTGCCATCCGATAAATAAGTCGTCAACATAACGACAATCCACAATAGGTTGACTTATATTACAATGATGCAAATATATAAATATTTTAATACAACAAACCCCATGTTTATTCATATTCAAGCGATTGATCAGAATATACAACTTATTTAGATAATAGGTCATAAAAAAAGGCATGCCCGCGTCTTTCAGACCGGCATGCCCTTCTTTTTTATCATGTACAGGGAATGTTATCTTCTCTTTTTCTGTTCCTGCTGTTTTTTCAACTGCTCCTGCTGCATACGCTGTGCTTCTTCCAAACGTTTCATGAAACCGGATTTCTTCTGCGGTTTCTTTTTGTTTGCTTCCAGCTTGGCGAGCAACTTATCTTCATTGATCGTATAGCGGAATACTAATGTCTGAACGATCGTGATCAATGTAGAAATGAAGTAGTAATAAGTCAAACCTGACGCATACTGGTTAAAGAACACCAGGAACATCAGCGGCATCATATACATCATGGCCTTCATCCCCGGCATCTGCTGTTGTCCGGTATTGGTCATTTCCATATTATACTTGGTATAAATAACGTTGGTGATCGTCATCAGCAAACAGAATAAACTGATGTGGTTACCGAAGTACGGAGTAATAATAGGAATGTATTTATTCCAGCTGAAAATCGCATCATAAGTCGACAAGTCATGTGCCCAAAGGAAACTCTGATGACGCAACTCGATAGCCGACGGGAAGAACATGAACAGGGCAATCAATACCGGCATCTGCAACAACATCGGTATACAGCCTGCCATCGGACTCGCCCCGGCACGGCTATACAGCTCCATCGTAGCCCGCTGACGCTCCACCGCCTTATCCTGTCCCGGATATTTAGCATTCAACTCTTCCACCTGCGGACGAAGTACGCGCATCTTCGCTGATGACATATAAGACTTATACGTCAATGGGAATAAAATCAGTTTCACTATCACTGTCATCAGGAAGATGATCAGACCATAACTCTTGATATATTTACCCAGGAAGTCAAACAGCGGAATAACGAAATACTGGTTCACCCAACGGAAAACACTTGCTCCCAGCGGAACCAGGCGTTCCAGATCCAGCTGCTGGTCGGAAGCGATACCCTTGTCATATGATTTCAGCAAGGGATAACTGTTCGGTCCGAAGAAATAACGGAAAGTTGTCACCTCATTTCCTCTCAGGTCGAAAGGAACTGCCGTTGTTGTCTTAAACTCTTTCACAATACCATCAGCTTCAACCATCTTCGAATCGAATGTTGCACTTTCAAAACCTTCGTCGGCAATCATTATCGTCGAAAAGAATTTATCCTTATAAGCGATCCATTTCAGACGGCCTGACACTTTCTTATCTTCACTTTTACTTTCGCTCAGCTGTTCTACACCGTCGGCCAGGAATTTATAATACAAGGCAGTATATCTGTTTTCATATTTAATACCCTGCTCCTGCTGGCGGATTTTTTGTTTCCAAACCATATCCAAAGCCGTTGTACTTGGAGCCAGAACACCGTTCAGACCTGTACCTTTTATATCAAACTGAACCATATAATTGTCCGGCTTAATTGTATAGATAAAGTCCAGCGAACCTCCTTCGCCTGCATTTACACGCATGATCAACTGGTTCGGATCCTGTGTTTTTACCGGAGTAAAAAACAGTTCGGCAGTATTCAATACACGGTTTGTTGCGGTTACCAGTGTGAAATCGAGAGAAGCCTCTTTTCCTTCAAACAGGATAACAGGCTTATTATCATACGTGGTATAATCTTTCAGACGGGCATATGAAATACGTCCTCCTTTATTACTGATATGCAATTCAATCAGGTCATTCTCCAAAACAGTTACATCGTCTGTACCTGTCATAGCTGCGGCGAATACCCCGAAATTGCTTTCCAGCCGGGCTGCTCGCGCAGAATCCGGCAGACTGTCAAAAGAATTATCGGCAGTGCTTTTGCTGTCTTCAAGCTGCATCTCAGCCTGTTTAGCCAGTTCGATCCTGGCGATCGAGTCCTGATAACGGCGCTGAGCTTCCAACTGCTCAGGCGTCGGCCTGTTAAACCAGCTGAACGCAAATAAAACAATACCGATAAGCAGAAAACCAATTAATGTGTTTTTATCCATCTATAACATTGTTATTTATTATCAATAGCGGCTTTCACAAAGCTCACGAAAAGTGGGTTCGGATTAACTACCGTACTGTTGTATTCCGGATGGAACTGAACACCTACGAACCATTTCAGTGCCGGAATCTCAACCACTTCCACCAAACCTGTTTCCGGGTTTTCACCAGTACATTTCATACCGGCTGCTTCAAACTGTTCGCGATACTGGTTGTTAAATTCGAAACGGTGACGATGACGTTCCTGGATATGTTCTTTCCCGTAAGCTTCATACGCTTTCGAGCCTTTTGTCAGAACACAGTCATAAGCTCCCAAGCGCATAGAACCACCCATATTGGTCACATTTTTCTGTTCTTCCATCAAGTCGATCACCTTGTATGGTGTATTCGGTTCCATTTCTGTCGAGTTAGCTTCGGTCAGGCCCAAAACATCGCGGGCATATTCGATTACCATACACTGCATACCCAGGCAGATACCCAGGCAAGGAACATCGTTTTCACGGGCATATTTCAAAGCGGCAAACTTACCTTCGATACCCCGCTGCCCGAATCCCGGAGCGATCAGGATACCATCCATATCTTTCAATTGTTCGGCAGCATTGGCTTCAGTCAGTTTTTCAGAATGGAACAGATGCAGATCCAGTTTGCGATCGTTATAGATAGCAGCCTGCAGCAATGATTCGTCAATCGATTTATAAGCATCCTGCAATTCGACATATTTACCGACCAAACCGATCTTAACAGTTTCAGTGGCATCTGTCTTTTTCTTCAGGAACTCTTTCCAGGGTTTCATTTCCGGAGTAGGTCCTACTTCCAGTCCCATCTTCTTCAGGATGGTAACATCCATATTCTGACGCTGCAATACCAACGGAACTTCATAAATAGTCGGAACATCGACAGACTGTACAACAGCATCCGCATCCACATTACAGAACAAGGCAACCTTGCGGGTAATATCGTTGCTCAGCAGATGTTCAGTTCTCAAAACCAATACATCCGGCTGGATACCCAGTTCCTGTAATTGCTTAACAGAATGCTGTGTCGGTTTTGTTTTAAATTCTTTGGCAGCCGCAATGTAAGGTACATAAGTAAGATGCACGCACATACAATTCTTACCCAGTTCCCACTTCAACTGACGTACACTTTCAATGAACGGCAACGATTCGATATCGCCTACGGTACCACCGATCTCCGTGATCACAAAGTCAAATTTGTACTTTGATCCCAACAGCTTCACATTCCGTTTGATTTCGTCTGTGATATGAGGAACCACCTGGACTGTCTTACCCAGGTAATCGCCTTTACGTTCTTTATTTATTACACTCTGATAAATACGGCCTGTCGTAATATTGTTAGACCGTGTGGTAGGAACATTCAGGAAACGTTCATAATGTCCCAGGTCCAGGTCCGCTTCATGTCCGTCTACGGTTACATAACATTCACCGTGCTCATAAGGGTTCAATGTACCCGGATCGATATTAATGTAGGGATCAAACTTTTGGATAGTAACCTTGTAGCCTCTCGCCTGAAGGAGTTTACCCAATGATGCAGCAATAATTCCCTTACCTAAAGAAGAGACTACGCCGCCCGTAACGAAGATGTACTTTGTATCTGCCACGATAGTAATATTTTAATTGTCTTTTAATTGCTCACTTGCATTTCGAAACCGCAAAGTTAGTCATTTTCATTCAGACAGCAAGGGACTCGGATATTTTTTCAAGGAGACATCCGAAATCACAGTACTATACCTTTTCCGTTTCCCTGCGGAGGGAATTACAGTTTCCCGGGCAGGAAACTGGAGTTTCCAAAGAAGGGAATTACGAGGAAACTGTAATAAACTATGAATCAATACGAAGAGCTTTTTTTGTTAACACCTGAGTTTTTCGCCTTTTTTCAAGGCTCCACCAATAAGTTTTCACAGCCCGGACCGTTAAGTTTGTTATATCATGTAAAAGATTAGCACATCTCATACTTTTTATCTAATTTCGCATCGTAGATACTAAAGATTGCAAATAAAAAAGTATTATGGTTATCAAAAGATACTTCATTCTGTTTTTTATACTTTCATCATTGGCAAGCTTGGCTAAAGCGCAGGAAGGGACTCTCATTACCGGGAGCAATCTCACACAGACCGAGCAAGGTAATGCGACAGATACTATCCCTGTGATTGAAATAGAAGATCCGGACCTGGATAATATCATTAGCCTGCGGGCACAATTCGAGAAACAGAACCGGTCGTATTCCGCACCGGTTACCCCCAATGAAAATCTGCTCCGTTTTCTAAAAAAAGACGAAGTCGAACTGTCTGATGAAGCAATGTACTGGGCACGTTTAGTTCGTGATGCCTCCACTATATTTGACAGCAACGTAACTTTCCGGGATACGATTATAGTGAACCCTTTGTTTCTGCCAATCATATTCAAAGGAAAACTTCTGCCGGACAATCTTTCGTACTATGACAAAGATGCCTGGAAGAATAAAATCGATATACCTCTACCCTTTACCCCGGATACTTTATTTAAGGAACAGGAGTTAAGACGTGAGATTGAAAATAAAGCATATAAATATATAGAGGCAAACTATCCGAACTACATCCGTTATTCCATGAGGGATTTGCCACAGGATAAAGTGATCGCCAAAGTGATCACAAAACCGACTTACCAGCCGGATATGATCAAAGTGGAAAGTGATGCTGATTTCAGTGATGTGGATGCTCCGGTAAAATTCATTCCGGAAAGACGGTATTGGACGTCACACTTTGAAAGTTCACTCCAGTTTGCACAGAATTATATCTCTCCGAACTGGCATAAAGGTGGTGTTAGTACGCTGAACCTGACAAATCGCGAACTGTTCACCTACAACTATAATAAGGACAAGGTCATGTTCACCAATTCACTGGAATTGAAGAATAACTTATATACAGCACCGAAAGATACCTTGCGTAACTATAAAGTCGGTGATGACGTGTTCCGTATTTACAGTAACTTCGGTTACAAGGCATTCAACAAATGGTACTATACGCTGGATATGGAATTCAAGACACAGTTATTCAGCAGTTACGCAGAAAACCAGAATGTCAAACTGGCCGGTCTGCTTTCACCATTCAGCATCAACTTCGGTCTCGGTATGAAATATGACCTGAACAAGACGTTTGCATCTTCTAAACACAAAAAACTGGTATTATCTGCCAATATCGCACCGTTATCTTATACTTATATCCGAACGATAGATAAAGACATCGACCTGGCACGCCATTTCCAGAAAAAAGATACCGAAGAAAATTATCCGTACAAACAGAGCCTGTTCGGTTCGACTGTTAATGCGACCATGACATTCGACATCAGCCGGAATATCAGCTGGTATTCCCGTCTGAATTACAATACCAATTATCATCGTATCCAGGGTGAGTTCGAAAACCGGTTGAATATGGCTATCAGCAGATTCTTCTCAACCATCATCTCACTGAACCTGAGATATGACGACGGTATTGCCAAGAATGAAGACTTCGACAGTTATCTGCAGATCAACGAACTCTTGAGTTTTGGTTTTAATTACAAATGGTAAGTAAAGCTCAATTATTTCTGTAATAAACTTTGTTAATCGTGACATATTATCTAAATAATCCTTACTTTTGCCCTGGTTTTGCAATGTCGAGATTACAAACATGAGCGAAAGTATCAATCACAACGGTAGAATCGAAAAGATCGAAGGCGATACGATCTTTGTCAGGATCATTCAACAATCGGCCTGTTCCGGTTGCCACGCAAAGGGTATGTGCAGCGCATCCGATCAGAAAGAGAAGATCATTGAAGTGAATGATCCCAACTCCGGCAGATTCCACATAAACGAAGAAGTTACGCTATGCGGTCAGAGTTCGCTCGGACTACAGGCTGTGTTACTGGCCTTTGTTCTTCCGTTGATCATTGTAGTCGCGGCCATTGTAGCAGGAAATTATTTGCAATGGGACGAAACAACCAGCGGGTTAACCGGTCTATTACTATTAGTTCCCTACTACTGCATACTATACTTTTTACGCGAAAAACTAAAAAGAAAATTCATATTTACCCTGAAAAAACTTAATTGATCAAATATCATGATTTTAATTGCCGTTATTTCATTAGGAGCCATTGGAGCCATCGGTGCAGTATTTCTCTACGCCGCCTCCAAGAAGTTTGAAGTATACGAAGATCCCCGCATCGCAGAGGTTCAGGAAGCATTGCCCGGAGCCAATTGCGGAGGTTGCGGATACCCCGGATGCGGTGGTTTTGCAGCAGCCTGTGTAAAAGCCGATTCACTGGAAGGACTGCTTTGTCCTGTAGGCGGAGCCGAAACGATGGGTAAAGTTGCTTCAATCCTCGGTATGGAAGCTGCCAGCGCAGAGCCGATGGTAGCAGTAGTGCGTTGCAACGGAACTTGCCAGGCCCGTCCGCGTACAAACCGTTACGATGGTGTACAGAGTTGTGCCATAGCTTCCTCTTTATATGGAGGAGAAACGAACTGTACATTCGGTTGTCTCGGTTATGGCGATTGCGTAAACGCCTGTACTTTCGATGCCATCCACATCAATCCGGAAACAGGACTGCCCGAGGTAGACGATGACAAATGTACATCATGCGGTGCCTGCGTAAAAGCCTGTCCGAAAAACATTATCGAACTACGTAAGAAGGGACCGAAATCACGTCGTATCTTCGTTAGCTGTGTGAATAAAGACAAGGGAGCAGCAGCCCGCAAGGCTTGTTCCAATGCTTGTATCGGTTGCGGTAAATGTGTGAAGGAATGTCCGTTCGAAGCCATCACGCTTGAAAACAATGTGGCTTATATCGACTACCGCAAATGCCGCTTGTGTCGCAAATGTGTAGCCGTATGTCCGACCGGAGCGATTCATGAACTGAATTTCCCGCCCCGTAAAGAAGCTGCCCCTGCCGTGGACGCCGACAAAGTAAAGCCTGTTGCCCCGAAAGCAACACCGGCTCCGAAAACTGCCGAAACAACACCGAAAGCAGAAGCTACAACTAAAGCTGAACCGACTGCAAAAGCAGCCACAGCGCCTGAAACAAAAACAACAGAAGAAACAATTCAAAAATAAAAATCTAATAGTATGCTAAGGACATTTCGAATCGGAGGTATACATCCACCCGAAAATAAATTGTCTGCCGGGAAGAAAATCACCGGACTGGCTATACCCAAGCAGGTCATTATACCGCTAAGCCAGCATATCGGTGCTCCTGCCCAGGCTGTGGTCAAGAAGGGCGATCCGGTTAAAGTCGGTACACTTCTCGCCAAAGCCGGAGGTTTTGTATCGGCGAATATCCATTCGTCGGTATCCGGTAAAGTAAACAAGATAGATAACGCCCTCGACGCAAGCGGATACAAACGTCCCGCTATCTATATTGATGTGGAAGGCGACGAATGGGAAGAATCCATCGATCGCAGCGAGACACTCGTAAAAGAATGCCCGCTTCCTTCCAAGGAAATCGTAGATAAGATCGCGGCTGCCGGTATCGTAGGTCTGGGCGGCGCAACTTTCCCTACCCAGGTAAAACTGATGCCTCCTCCCGGAAGCAAAGCGGAGATCATTATTATCAATGCCGTAGAATGTGAGCCGTATCTGACTTCCGACCATTCGTTGATGATGGAAAAGACAGAACAGATTCTGGTCGGCGTTACTCTGTTGATGAAAGCCGTCAACGTAACAAAAGCAGTGATCGGTATTGAAAACAACAAACCGGATGCCATCGCACTTATGCAGAAACTGGCTGCCGGATATAAAGGAATCGACATCATGCCTCTGAAAGTACAATATCCTCAAGGAGGTGAAAAACAGCTGATCGACGCTGTGATTCGTCGCCAGGTAAAGAGCGGTGCACTGCCAATCTCTGCCGGAGCCGTTGTACAGAATGTAGGTACGGCTTATGCAGTATATGAAGCGGTGATGAAAAACAAACCGTTGTTCGAACGTGTCGTTACCGTAACGGGTAAAGCAGTTGCCAATCCGTCTAACTTCCTGGTTCGCATGGGTACGCCGATCAGTGCATTGATTGAAGCTGCAGGCGGTATTCCTGAAGATACCGGTAAAATAATCGGCGGAGGTCCGATGATGGGTAAAGCCCTGATCAGTCCGGAAGTGCCGGTTACCAAAGGTAGCTCCGGCGTATTGCTGATGACAAAAAAAGAATCTGAACGTAAACCGATGCGCGATTGTATCCGTTGTGCCAAATGTGTCAATGTTTGTCCGATGGGCCTCAACCCGACCCTGCTGATGAATGCTACAGAGTTTACAGAATGGGATCTGGCAGAAAAGAATCATATCACCGACTGCATCGAATGCGGTTCTTGTAGTTATACCTGCCCGGCCAACCGTCCGTTGCTGGATTATATCCGTTCAGGTAAAGGAAAAGTAATGGGAATCATGCGGGCACGAAAGTCATAAAAACAGAGCAATATGGAAAATAATTTAATAGTATCTCCGTCGCCCCATATCCACGGTGGTGACAGCATAAGCAAGAATATGTATGGTGTACTGATTGCCCTTGTTCCGGCTTTCCTGGTATCCCTCTACTTTTTCGGACTGGGTGCATTGATCGTTACTGCAACATCGGTCGTATCCTGCGTCCTCTTTGAATATCTGATCCAAAAGTTCCTGATGAAAAAGGAACCGACTATATGCGATGGTTCAGCCATCCTGACCGGTGTCCTGCTGGCATTCAACCTGCCGTCGAACCTGCCTGTATGGATCATCCTGATCGGCGCGCTGGCAGCTATCGGTATCGGGAAAATGTCGTTCGGCGGACTGGGTAACAACATTTTCAACCCTGCACTTGTCGGACGTGTATTCCTGTTGATCTCTTTCCCGGCACAGATGACAACCTGGCCGGAAGTAGGACAACTGACAGCTTACACTGACGCAACAACGGGTGCTACCGTTCTTTCCCTGATGAACGAAGGGGCACTCGACAAATTACCGACATTGGTCGATATGTTATGCGGTAAGATGGGCGGTAGCCTCGGTGAAGTAAGTGCGTTGGCATTACTTCTGGGACTATGCTATATGTTATGGAAAAAGATCATTACCTGGCAGATTCCTGTTTCCATCCTGGTTACGGTATTTGTATTTACTGGTATTATGCATCTGGTCAATCCGGTTCAATACGCAAGCCCGTTCGTTCACCTGCTATCCGGAGGTCTGATGTTGGGAGCTATCTTTATGGCAACTGATTATGTGACTTCCCCGATGAGCAAGAACGGAATGTTGGTGTACGGTATCGGTATCGGTATCCTGACCACAGTGATCCGTTTATTCGGTTCTTATCCGGAAGGTATGTCGTTTGCTATTCTTATTATGAATGCATTTACCCCGCTGATCAACAGTTATATAAAACCTAAACATTTTGGAGGGAAATAAGCATGGCAAAACTAAAATCAACATTACCCAATATGCTTTTGTCGCTTACCATCATTTGTGTGGCGGCCGGAGCGATATTAGCTGGAGTGAACATGTACACCACCGGTCCGATTGCCGCCTCCAAAGCGGCTGCGCTGGAAGCAGCGATCAAAGCTGTTACCCCTGAGTTTGACAATAAACCATCGGAAGATGCCTATATGGCCGTTACAGCCGAAGGCGACTCACTAAAGATCTACCCGGCTACCAAAGGCGGTGAATTCGTAGGTGCTGCCGTTGAAAGTAACACCAAGAAAGGATTCAGCGGCGAAATTAAAGTAATCGTCGGATTTGATAAAACTGGAAAACTGTTAAACTATTCAGTATTGCAACATGCGGAAACTCCGGGTCTCGGTGCCAAGATGCAGGAATGGTTTAGTGCAGATAAGAACAAACAAAGTGTGCTGGGACGCGACTTGACAAGCGGACCGCTAAAAGTAACTAAAGACGGTGGAGACGTGGACGCTATCACAGCTGCAACCATCACCAGCCGCGCATTCCTGGATGCAGTGAACCGCGCTTACAGCGCATTCTCTGGTACTGACGGAGTAACCGGTGCAACCGCTAACACTAAAGAGGGAGGAAACGACAATGAGTAATCTGAAAATATTGATGAACGGTATCATCAAAGAGAACCCGACATTTGTTTTACTGCTGGGTATGTGTCCAACTCTTGGTACAACCTCTTCAGCACTGAACGGTATGAGTATGGGACTTGCAACCATGTTTGTATTGATCTGTTCCAACATGGCGATCTCCGCAATGAAGAATCTT
This is a stretch of genomic DNA from Parabacteroides chongii. It encodes these proteins:
- a CDS encoding RnfABCDGE type electron transport complex subunit D, with amino-acid sequence MENNLIVSPSPHIHGGDSISKNMYGVLIALVPAFLVSLYFFGLGALIVTATSVVSCVLFEYLIQKFLMKKEPTICDGSAILTGVLLAFNLPSNLPVWIILIGALAAIGIGKMSFGGLGNNIFNPALVGRVFLLISFPAQMTTWPEVGQLTAYTDATTGATVLSLMNEGALDKLPTLVDMLCGKMGGSLGEVSALALLLGLCYMLWKKIITWQIPVSILVTVFVFTGIMHLVNPVQYASPFVHLLSGGLMLGAIFMATDYVTSPMSKNGMLVYGIGIGILTTVIRLFGSYPEGMSFAILIMNAFTPLINSYIKPKHFGGK
- a CDS encoding RnfABCDGE type electron transport complex subunit G, whose protein sequence is MAKLKSTLPNMLLSLTIICVAAGAILAGVNMYTTGPIAASKAAALEAAIKAVTPEFDNKPSEDAYMAVTAEGDSLKIYPATKGGEFVGAAVESNTKKGFSGEIKVIVGFDKTGKLLNYSVLQHAETPGLGAKMQEWFSADKNKQSVLGRDLTSGPLKVTKDGGDVDAITAATITSRAFLDAVNRAYSAFSGTDGVTGATANTKEGGNDNE